A genomic window from Hyla sarda isolate aHylSar1 chromosome 8, aHylSar1.hap1, whole genome shotgun sequence includes:
- the RALB gene encoding ras-related protein Ral-B: MAANKNKTQSSLVLHKVIMVGSGGVGKSALTLQFMYDEFVEDYEPTKADSYRKKVVLDGEEVQIDILDTAGQEDYAAIRDNYFRSGEGFLLVFSITEQESFIATSEFREQILRVKAEEDKIPLLVVGNKSDLEDRRQVAVDIARSKAEEWGVQYVETSAKTRANVDKVFFDLMREIRAKKMSENKDKNGKKSGKSKKSFKQRCCLL, from the exons ATGGCCGCCAACAAGAACAAAACCCAAAGTTCTCTGGTCCTACACAAAGTGATCATGGTTGGTAGTGGTGGAGTGGGCAAGTCTGCGCTGACCCTACAGTTCATGTACGATGAG TTTGTAGAGGATTACGAGCCCACGAAGGCCGACAGCTACAGGAAGAAGGTGGTGCTGGACGGGGAGGAGGTGCAGATAGACATACTGGACACAGCCGGCCAGGAGGACTACGCTGCCATACGGGACAACTACTTCCGCAGCGGAGAGGGCTTCCTGCTGGTCTTCTCTATCACAGAACAAGAGTCATTCATCGCCACCAGCGAGTtcag GGAGCAGATCCTGCGTGTGAAGGCAGAAGAAGACAAGATCCCTCTCCTGGTGGTGGGGAACAAGTCTGACCTCGAGGACCGGAGGCAGGTCGCCGTGGACATAGCCCGGAGCAAGGCAGAGGAATGGGGGGTGCAGTATGTGGAGACCTCCGCCAAAACCAGAGCCAACGTAGACAAG gtgttTTTCGACCTCATGAGAGAAATCCGAGCTAAGAAAATGTCCGAGAACAAAGACAAGAACGGGAAGAAAAGCGGCAAAAGCAAGAAGAGCTTCAAACAACGATGTTGTCTACtgtga